From the genome of Glycine max cultivar Williams 82 chromosome 2, Glycine_max_v4.0, whole genome shotgun sequence, one region includes:
- the LOC100785576 gene encoding UTP--glucose-1-phosphate uridylyltransferase: protein MTTATEKLSALKSAVAGLNEISESEKNGFISLVSRYLSGEAQHVEWSKIQTPTDEVVVPYDTLAPTPDGSSDVKNLLDKLVVLKLNGGLGTTMGCTGPKSVIEVRDGLTFLDLIVIQIENLNSKYGSNVPLLLMNSFNTHDDTQKIVEKYQNSNIEIHTFNQSQYPRLVAEDFLPLPSKGHTDKDGWYPPGHGDVFPSLLNSGKLDALLSQGKEYVFVANSDNLGAIVDLKILNHLIQNKNEYCMEVTPKTLADVKGGTLISYEGRVQLLEIAQVPDEHVNEFKSIEKFKIFNTNNLWVNLNAVKRLVEADALKMEIIPNPKEVDGIKVLQLETAAGAAIRFFDKAIGINVPRSRFLPVKATSDLLLVQSDLYTLEDGFVIRNKARANPENPSIELGPEFKKVSNFLGRFKSIPSIVELDSLKVAGNVWFGAGVILKGKISIVANPGVKLEVPDGAVISDKEINGPEDLL, encoded by the exons ATGACCACCGCCACCGAGAAGCTCTCCGCTCTCAAATCCGCCGTCGCCGGATTGAACGAAATCAG TGAGAGTGAGAAGAACGGATTCATCAGCCTCGTCAGCCGCTATCTCAg TGGCGAAGCGCAGCATGTGGAATGGAGCAAGATCCAGACGCCTACGGACGAAGTGGTTGTGCCTTACGACACTTTGGCGCCAACTCCTGATG GTTCTTCGGACGTGAAGAATCTATTGGACAAGCTTGTGGTGTTGAAGCTAAATGGAGGCTTGGGCACAACTATGGGTTGCACTGGTCCTAA ATCTGTAATTGAAGTTCGTGATGGGTTGACATTTCTAGATTTAATTGTGATCCAGATTGAG AATCTCAATTCCAAATATGGAAGCAATGTTCCTTTGCTTTTGATGAATTCATTCAACACTCATGATGACACTCAAAAG ATTGTTGAAAAATACCAAAACTCCAATATTGAGATTCATACTTTTAACCAG AGCCAGTATCCTCGATTGGTTGCTGAGGACTTTTTGCCATTGCCTTCCAAAGGGCATACTGACAAGGATGGATG GTACCCTCCTGGCCATGGAGATGTCTTTCCATCATTATTGAACAGTGGCAAACTTGATGCACTATTGTCACAG GGTAAAGAGTATGTATTTGTTGCCAATTCAGATAACTTGGGAGCTATAGTTGACTTGA AAATCTTAAATCATTTGATCCAGAACAAGAATGAATACTGTATGGAG GTGACTCCCAAAACATTGGCTGATGTAAAGGGTGGCACTTTGATTTCTTACGAAGGAAGGGTTCAG CTTTTGGAAATTGCACAAGTCCCAGATGAACAT GTCAATGAGTTCAAGTCAATAGAGAAGTTCAAAATTTTCAACACAAATAATTT GTGGGTGAACTTAAATGCAGTTAAAAGGCTTGTTGAAGCTGATGCTCTTAAGATGGAAATTATTCCCAATCCAAAG GAAGTTGATGGAATAAAAGTTCTTCAGCTGGAAACTGCAGCTGGTGCTGCAATAAGG TTCTTTGACAAGGCTATTGGGATTAATGTTCCTCGATCACGATTCCTTCCTGTGAAGGCAACTTCAGATTTGCTTCTTGTCCAG TCTGACCTCTACACTTTGGAAGATGGATTTGTCATTCGGAACAAAGCTAGGGCAAATCCTGAAAACCCTTCTATTGAACTTGGGCCAGAATTTAAGAAG GTTAGCAACTTCTTGGGCCGCTTCAAGTCAATTCCCAGTATTGTTGAGCTTGACAGTCTAAAAGTGGCTGGCAATGTATGGTTTGGAGCTGGTGTTATCCTCAAG GGAAAAATCAGTATCGTGGCCAATCCTGGTGTTAAGCTGGAAGTTCCCGATGGTGCTGTCATTTCGGATAAG GAAATTAATGGCCCAGAGGACCTCCTGTGA